Genomic window (Capsicum annuum cultivar UCD-10X-F1 chromosome 10, UCD10Xv1.1, whole genome shotgun sequence):
TGGAAAATCtcttcaacggtatcaaacttgtgaagcgtcaaataagtggagatctctttgttcaacccacacttgaaccgaatgatgtcatggccaatttgtttcccccgatgatcaagcttcaacatgagttgttgaaactcgtcatagtattccataacacttcgattcccttgtcgcaaattgtacaacctagcaagcaaATCATGATGATAACTTTCGGGAAGATACCgttgcctcattaggtacctcaaccgaaaccatggtggtggttgtccctcTACCAACTCGTTGCCGAACCGCTtgacgtattcccaccaagtgttagcatatccttcaaaatgagctatggcataacaactcttcttctcctccgagatatcattcacttgaaacactttatcacacgccGACTCCCAAGCAAGGTACCCCtaggggtcactttcacccttaaagataggtaggctcaatttgatggtattgatgcctacatCTCTCTCTAGGTATCGGTTTCCCCTTTCTCTATACCCTCGGTATCTTCTTGGATCCACACGACCTCCTCTCATCTCTTCCTCCCTCATGTAGGCAtcgtcaaaggctccatacccttcataatcctctctaccatattcctcaaggtggacgggatgattttggacatttggaacttgattcgaaggaattggattttgtgaaggtggtggtctttggtttagtggagcttggaatgAGGGGTTCggattttgtggaggcatttgacgtCCGAGTACCTTTTGCAAAACTTGAGACATTTGGGAATGAGATGGTCGAtttagagggttataagtggtttggcttgcggcatttagtggagctagtgaaggatttcgtaattgtggccatgttttgggagtaacagtggcggaggaatttctatcatgtccacttgacgaaacatgtcgaggagtagaaggacgagagttcctttgactctccacttgttctaacctctcACTAATAGTTTTCACTTCTCCCCTTATAgctcccacttccgtactcaacctttcaagagctcgggtcatagcctcaagagtgacccttatattctttatttcattagaatccacggtttgagacgtggttccctccattatcaaggtatcacctacacaagcaacaaataagttagtttaaaatccctctcctcactcacactctcttggttcactcacactctccaagttccacaagagttgtagattggctaggaacACGTGAATCcataaggtatgagtatgctcttcccagaatggattcttgtttgaaactcaaagaattctcgtcggactagagccaagagttacaacgtattcaaatgacaaaagcacacaaacaaacgttgACACAAACACAAGGCTTTAAGTGactaattgacaaactagtaggaatgtactagtttgttaattagttcttaagtcaattagaggaaactaggaatcaataattagaaactagaacatccaaatttgagcttaattatcacgTGAACAGTAACTAGGGTGACATTGCAGCATGTCAATGGCCGCGGGTCCACATAaatagttcatcaacttgaagtcttagtccccttagatcttttgtaatggatgacttgttattaggatggaaaacataaagtgttgtaacatttttcaaacccctttttttttttcaaactcaaaaggtgatgtttgacctcactagtcccacaagacaaggttccttgttttaaggaaaagtggttgtcaagtcttgaaaaggtgatgttggcaagtcttctcacaaacaattttcaattttgcttacaacctttttggatctatttatctttatagaaattaagacataagatgaggagaagtttaggatgaacacaacatcaataccttcaagaacacaacaacaatacaccacaatggtcacttccaagttttttttttcacaacacaatctctttttcattaagctcaactttagatttagacaccatttgtgttgatgagaaagaaaccaacacaagaaacaactaaacaagtaaaacttttgtagatctacaaccaatttttttttacccaaatgttcaagaacacactttttggtaagagctttccaagattgtttttgtaagaacaaaacctagccttgagctttgataccaaatgatacaatgctaagtgtgtatcaagagattccaaccaatacaagaacaacaagatgaacaacaaagtgcttgtgaatcgaaaatggccacacacggcttcactaggcttgcaacacttgtttgaactagaaaagtgagtttaacaacaagaacaacaaagaaaatattgctagtgaatcgaaagagccccacacggcttcactagacttttatattcaacaacacaatgttaacaagatttacaaagaaagagatagaaatttgacacacaatattcattaatctaagaaccctaacaagagaaaggaccctaagactaataaatatcaatatcaagttcttacttggaccaagaggaactcaaagaacctcaagaacctagtttctagccaagatacaacactagtatcactctactagtgagaatttggttttggcctctccaaatgatgagaaagagaagtaaaaaatttataagtttttgtttcttgaataataggaatgaactaaagcaagactagccctattacatggcttctatagtcacttagaaaggagggacaaagaccaaattacccttggcatttaagtgggtgggtttggggtatcttggtgggcctctttacattttattaaatataggcccttagatgggctcacaagggccacacatggccaagaatgtgaacaaggcttggagtcgttgcaactcacgtgcttggctttgTGTGAAAgatctcgagctaggaattcccgtatcacttgtacccgataatttagctgtatgcctagagccagtgtcatattttcacgatatcctcggtcaagccatgatccatagagctcagtcagtcatgtgactcaggaaagctcagtaattcagtaacctCAATAATCTCACGAACTCCattagttgttagatatcagtagtattccatcagttaacagaattcagtaaaccCAGTCCATGTTcagatcagttaatcatgttcagtgtctattcagatgtgggagtagaaattagtatcgaatgaacccaaagatgggaactcacctgccagtagagggtgtgattcttagaagtaatccttgcattccagaactacatagccaacgtaggttgagacatcataccttctagttgaggatagatgaggtggcttaacctgctagttgagggttcccaccattctcattggaGTAACTTGCTAGtcgagggtcactcacatgttgtccttaccagtggcgcggtattgacacccttccaatcagggcacagattggaccccaattcagctataatatgttatttagggcatgtcggttagacgactacttcctatagtttcatgttacagaattcaggactgtcagatacagtcaactcagatatagtacggagCTCAGCTAGtgctatcagattcaggactgtcagatatagtcacccgtgttatcagttatcagaactcagtcattagttatgttagttaacagtaaactcatgttatcacgatttcagatatagttactatgtatgcatacatgtattctcacgttcatattagtcagttagccagtattgttcatgcatgtgaaccccatgcattcagcctacctcacatgcataccagtacattcaaagtactgacacatttacgttatggtgtcttatactataggttcagagacacgagctccagagcaccagtagattccagtctcaacagtcaaaGTTAGTAGTgtgtcctcatctttcgaggacatgatcattactttattatctcattaattaatttattagttggagttagttggggacatgtcccatcaactccttattcagacagtctagttagttagagacttttcagactatcatgttcaaacagttattttagttattttgggtatttcatactccatccagatattatatttttatcagttatgttacaattttgaactttatggttttttttgttcatgttttcgcattatacagtatattatgcagtatatgggtacatatatcagtcatgggttagcttgtggtctttcgaggtcatgagcaccatgtagcgttccgggtaccagattcggagcGTTACACTTGGAGTTTAAGTtctcatttttatgattatttacttGCACCATGACCTTATGCTAAAATTGGATAATTTACTGTGAGATTTGGATAGGGCCtcgtcaaaaatattttcttccagGAGCACAAGGCCATTGACCACTTGGTGAACAGTAGTCGCCGGGGCTACCTCGTTTTCTAAGGAAGCAGTAACCCCATGCATGTGGTCCGTCAGGTGCTGTAGGCCATCCTTTTGTTAAGAGTACATGCTCAAATTGTTATTTAAGAAACACTCCTACTCAAAATTAGAGAACCATTATTAGTACTTCAACAAATACTAATTTTCTGATCCATGTATAGTTAAGAAATTGTAATAGCTCGCatacaaaaattatttactttgatAAACACAGAGTTTGAAgcgaaaattttaaaaattacaatgGTTTCATTAAATAGATATCTTAAAACATAAATACATCAAATCTAAATCGAGGATAAATGGTACATACCGGTACTTTCATGGGAGGTTTGAGCAATTTCCCTTTTTCGTACAATGATATCACGAGTGGTACCAAAGCCACAAAAAGACCTGACAGCATTGATGAAGGCATTGTAATTGTAGAAATTACCCTTTCCTTGACAGGCATTATCATTGCGATGCTTAAGAATCTGATCAAGCACAGAATTTGAGATTACACCGCTGATGTCCCCACCAGGACGAGGGCCAAGGGTAGGTGGCTTCGGAGTGGGACCAGAAGGACATTGGCTTTGACAATTTCCAGGACCACAATAGACATTAGTGTTATCACACCAGccaaatttattgcaacagaGTCCGGGGGCACGACGTGCATCTCCCGCCTGCTTACCACATTGTTCTGTCGAGACAGTTAGAAATAGGAGAGAAAATAGTAAAGAAAGAACTGTGAATTTACAAAGCTTCATTTTAATGAAGTAAAAGGTGATGGAAAGAAAGTGACAAAGTGGAAGGTACTTATAGGTACGGAAGGTGAGGGAGACATTGCTTAATTTCTCTATTAGTGGTTGTGAGGGAATGACTTTTTGACAAAATCAAATGTTGACTAAACAAAGGCTCTAAGCATCCGATCTCATAGTCCTCTGTCATATCTGGGCATGAGGCAACTATAGTAAGCGGCTGCTATAATATTATTACTAGAGCTACAtagcccgtgtcagcacgggcccaacactataaatattttttagtatttaaattcgatattgatgagatataaatataaatgtacacttatttaattaaatattattaattctaatatataaataacttataataattaattaggggtaatatagtaaaaaaaaattattaattctaatatataaatgacttataataattaattaggggtaatgtAGTAAATCAAGAagcaattagggataatataggcagacatgtcatctattttttaattaaatattattaattttttaataaataaatgacttataataa
Coding sequences:
- the LOC107845754 gene encoding endochitinase 4-like, whose protein sequence is MKLCKFTVLSLLFSLLFLTVSTEQCGKQAGDARRAPGLCCNKFGWCDNTNVYCGPGNCQSQCPSGPTPKPPTLGPRPGGDISGVISNSVLDQILKHRNDNACQGKGNFYNYNAFINAVRSFCGFGTTRDIIVRKREIAQTSHESTDITTFWASWVSFHTLHLEEGF